From a single Chlamydia ibidis 10-1398/6 genomic region:
- a CDS encoding autotransporter outer membrane beta-barrel domain-containing protein — translation ARSNPDCTTAMISDPVSAIWTTRATNLARNAFIAQAGNHFSITPRCEIFSQFGFELRGSARTYNIDLGSKIQF, via the coding sequence AGCTAGAAGTAATCCTGATTGCACAACCGCCATGATCTCTGATCCTGTCTCCGCAATCTGGACCACACGAGCTACTAACTTGGCTCGAAATGCTTTCATCGCTCAAGCCGGGAATCATTTCTCCATAACCCCAAGATGTGAGATCTTTAGCCAATTCGGCTTCGAACTCCGCGGATCAGCTCGTACTTACAACATAGACCTGGGTTCTAAAATCCAGTTCTAA
- the pknD gene encoding serine/threonine-protein kinase PknD — MERYDIIRIVGKGGMGEVYLAYDRVCSRKVALKRIREDLTNNPLLKKRFLREAKIAADLVHPGVVPVYTICSDSDPVYYTMPYIEGHTLKSLLKSVWQCDVPPKDLEEKTSVSAFLSVFHKICSTVEYVHSRGILHRDLKPDNILIGLFNEVVILDWGAAVAIDSEDSMLLALDHKVEETLFSNMTIPGKIVGTPDYMAPERLQGRPATESTEVYALGVILYQMLTLSFPYRKKKGKKSYFYHQITNPEEVSPYREIPPFLSHIVMKALSADPSKRYQSVGELKLAIEQHMQGTPEWIKKKELCPIDPNSWKLQESILLSKYFPMAKIMPTLWYTLLVSNVESFPEVSLELSLSRNALYEGFGVIMPPVDKADKGDFFNGYGFWLSIAEDSICVSLVKNGLQIQKNYQRLDLSQKNFKICFEKRNDKISLIIDNQVSIVHMDYLPIVGGRIGIIVQDVSHVLGNIIIYESSSALKVSCLAIPDAFLSEHLYDQAIALYQRIVASFPGRREGGEAQFRLGIALLEKASSRSFQEGFSQAIEAFSQLHGGVSAPLEYLGKALVYQRLKEYDEEVKSLLLGLKRYANHPDITRLKDHVIYRFYETIHKKHSLSLIFTLLVLHISPESIRDNDEIGFLSDFEGKIQDTLFCHLDRSSMKFRSSKMELFLIYWSGFTFALPILFQRYWNLKDYKGIADIFYVAADLGDLQFIKNYGEVLRGYIRTTIFTEDVVEIAPYELLDYLESIELILFERTHQEVFRNSERLSQTLLLYLLDLFMKSNLLSGKDYETVLGIEQIQSRCNEEHLKPYRLMSQLCTRNSQKIQEYLFSLDEHSWIDDNQDAFLIFGYWLAITDGSQLAEIHFSGCCEDNARPRCLIAKSYTALGVCDTQLSYQEKRQLLLQKILFSHCLGDEKDKAALIAAYRLITRERFPINS, encoded by the coding sequence TTGGAGCGTTACGATATTATCAGAATAGTAGGTAAGGGAGGGATGGGTGAGGTTTACCTGGCCTATGATCGCGTTTGTTCGCGTAAAGTTGCTTTAAAGCGTATTCGCGAAGACCTTACTAACAACCCCTTATTAAAAAAACGTTTCCTTCGTGAAGCAAAGATAGCGGCTGACCTTGTCCACCCTGGTGTTGTCCCCGTCTACACGATTTGTAGTGATAGCGATCCTGTTTATTATACTATGCCTTATATCGAAGGCCATACGTTGAAAAGCTTGCTCAAAAGTGTTTGGCAATGTGATGTGCCTCCCAAAGACTTAGAGGAAAAGACTTCCGTATCTGCATTCTTATCAGTATTTCATAAGATTTGTTCAACGGTTGAGTATGTACATTCTCGTGGTATTCTGCATCGTGATTTGAAACCAGATAATATTCTTATCGGTTTGTTCAATGAGGTAGTTATTCTAGATTGGGGAGCAGCAGTTGCTATTGATTCTGAAGATAGTATGTTGCTTGCTCTCGATCATAAAGTCGAAGAAACTCTGTTCTCTAATATGACTATACCCGGGAAGATTGTGGGCACTCCGGATTATATGGCTCCTGAACGTCTTCAAGGAAGACCAGCCACTGAGTCTACAGAAGTGTACGCCTTGGGAGTTATTCTATATCAGATGTTGACACTTTCGTTTCCTTATCGTAAGAAGAAAGGAAAGAAATCTTATTTTTATCATCAAATCACTAATCCTGAAGAGGTTTCTCCCTATAGGGAAATTCCACCATTCCTCTCGCACATAGTCATGAAAGCTTTATCAGCAGACCCAAGTAAAAGATATCAATCTGTTGGTGAGCTAAAGTTAGCTATTGAACAGCACATGCAGGGGACCCCAGAATGGATTAAGAAAAAAGAGCTTTGTCCTATAGATCCAAATAGCTGGAAACTACAAGAATCTATTCTACTTTCTAAATACTTTCCGATGGCTAAGATCATGCCTACGTTATGGTATACCTTATTAGTCTCTAATGTAGAAAGTTTCCCTGAAGTTAGCCTAGAGTTGTCATTATCTCGAAATGCTTTGTATGAAGGATTTGGTGTGATTATGCCTCCTGTTGACAAAGCTGATAAAGGAGATTTTTTTAATGGTTATGGATTTTGGTTATCTATTGCCGAAGATAGTATTTGTGTATCATTGGTCAAAAATGGTCTGCAGATACAGAAGAATTATCAACGTCTTGATTTATCACAGAAAAATTTTAAAATTTGTTTTGAGAAGAGAAATGATAAGATATCCCTGATTATCGATAATCAGGTATCAATAGTGCATATGGACTATCTTCCTATTGTAGGAGGAAGAATAGGTATAATTGTCCAAGATGTTTCTCATGTTTTAGGGAACATTATTATTTATGAAAGTAGCAGTGCATTGAAGGTGAGCTGTTTGGCTATTCCTGATGCATTTCTTTCAGAACATTTATATGATCAAGCAATTGCACTCTATCAACGTATTGTTGCTTCGTTCCCAGGACGTAGAGAAGGAGGGGAAGCACAGTTTCGTTTAGGTATCGCTCTATTGGAAAAAGCATCTTCTAGATCGTTTCAGGAAGGGTTTTCTCAAGCTATAGAAGCTTTTTCTCAGTTGCATGGGGGTGTTTCAGCCCCCTTAGAATATTTAGGGAAGGCGCTCGTATACCAGAGATTAAAAGAGTATGATGAAGAGGTTAAATCTCTTCTTCTTGGCTTGAAAAGATATGCGAATCATCCCGACATTACTCGTTTGAAGGATCATGTCATCTATAGATTTTATGAAACTATTCATAAGAAACATAGTTTGTCGCTAATTTTTACCCTTCTTGTTCTTCATATTTCTCCAGAATCTATCAGAGACAACGATGAGATAGGTTTTTTATCAGACTTCGAAGGTAAAATACAGGACACTCTTTTTTGTCATTTAGACCGTTCCTCTATGAAGTTTCGATCTTCAAAAATGGAACTTTTTCTAATTTATTGGTCAGGTTTTACTTTTGCCCTCCCTATTTTGTTTCAAAGATATTGGAATCTCAAAGATTACAAAGGAATAGCTGACATTTTTTATGTTGCTGCTGATCTCGGAGATCTGCAATTTATAAAAAATTATGGTGAGGTATTGCGAGGATATATACGCACTACTATTTTCACTGAAGACGTTGTAGAAATTGCCCCCTATGAATTATTAGATTATCTCGAAAGTATAGAATTAATTCTTTTTGAGAGAACACATCAAGAAGTATTTCGTAATTCGGAACGATTATCACAGACACTTCTGCTCTATCTCTTGGATTTGTTTATGAAATCTAATTTGCTTAGTGGTAAGGATTATGAAACTGTTCTAGGAATAGAACAAATACAGTCTCGATGTAATGAAGAACACTTGAAACCCTACCGTTTGATGTCACAACTATGTACCAGGAATAGTCAGAAGATTCAAGAATATCTTTTCTCTTTAGATGAACATTCTTGGATTGATGACAATCAGGATGCCTTTCTAATATTCGGTTATTGGCTAGCAATTACAGATGGCAGCCAGCTCGCGGAGATACATTTCTCAGGGTGTTGTGAAGATAATGCTCGTCCACGATGCCTCATTGCAAAATCTTATACAGCATTGGGGGTTTGCGATACACAGTTATCTTATCAAGAGAAAAGACAACTGTTACTGCAAAAGATTTTATTCTCTCATTGTCTCGGAGACGAAAAGGATAAAGCTGCCCTAATAGCTGCGTATCGTCTCATAACTCGCGAACGTTTTCCTATCAATTCATAG
- the uvrA gene encoding excinuclease ABC subunit UvrA, whose translation MVMSPVVISGINVRNLKNVSIEFLSGEIVLLTGVSGSGKSSLAFDTIYAAGRKRYIATLPSFFANITGTLPTPDVQEIRGLSPTIAVKQNYFTQHAHATVGSATEIFKHLALLFSLEAEARDPETKQILNLQSKEKILAILEDIPDGSQLLLLSPISSGDQKNVQELIKQGFTKIRINNETVPIYSFLSSGIENYYEAQVVVDSFVKNDKNSARLKLSALTALELGKGHCFAMINGGESLSFSTEIRSSTSQEKFTPLTPDLFSPSSIHGRCLQCQGSGLYITIDDSNLINRDLSIQQNCCSLARSSLSVVYHGIYQALADTLDFDLDTPWKDLSENIQNIFLYGGNNLILPVYLFDPSLGKKKLSHKLWRGILNDIGEKARYAADPQRHIPKGTSCNICQKCSGTGINSFALSATWHGKTFADFYHLSLGDLHTFVSSIKTYSSFVKEVLDGLTSRLSCLIDLGLSYLTPGRAVATLSGGEQERTALAQHLGSGLLGITYILDEPSIGLHPRDTQKLIEIIQRLRDQGNTVILVEHDEQMISFVDRVIDIGPGAGIFGGQVLFNGSPKQFLETSNTITSRYLRNEEKIALPKRREPPKGFLSLSGATIHNLKNISIQLPLERISAITGVSGSGKSSLINNTLVPAMQDFLDGNTTSKLSITGGDIERIVHITRDLPGRSQRSTPITYIKALDDIRELFANQTRSRHLGFTKKHFSFNLPQGACSECQGLGSSTISEDLSPLPCSVCHGKRFQSQVLEVTYQGKNISDILEMTAHEAEQFFQICPKIHEKIHTLCLLGLGHLPLGRPLSSLSGGEIQRLKLAFELLIPTQKPTLYVLDEPTTGLHTHDIKSLITILLSMTMQKHTVVIIEHNMHVIKIADHIVELGPEGGDRGGYLLASCSPEDLVNLSTPTALALRPYIQDNSSSIILSPKTPVKSSPKSITIRDAHHNNLKHIDLSIPRNCLTTVVGPSASGKYSLVFNVLYSYGNIAYAELFPTYLRQTLINKTPLPLVKDVRGLSPVISIKKTNPGKNSRHSVASALGISNSLEKLFATYGHPHIPETKEPLHKITLESIVETLLKNYENNYITITTPIELENDREFLLDTKRKEGFVKLYANGTIYDLDGPLPKKLINPAIIIQHTKITRGKASTLLSSLAIAFSASSCPILYLNVSGDPISLCYTLGWSDADGNSYPQITRKTLSPEHEEGRCPQCNGTGSIDTISLESHKSKISNYTPIELWQLFFPNSSTKDLENLLSFLGIDLSTKICDLDPKQFSILCKGKKHAKGLDHLLTQQHYCLTSSQILDSLVLPISCPLCHGFGIHPYGQNVLINGVSIIDIYKNDSQYLKTFLSSLNREYVHDLLEQLALLERVGLEYITLGQRQDSLSDGEAYRLHIAKKISTNLRDIVYLLEDPISGLHPKDQTCLIHLLRDLVESNNTVIATDRNDLLHAYTDNTIYLGPGSGPDGGSIVSALPHIDTHIPCSSISKQNLLKIEVSAHNLINLKVSIPLGSLVAIGGVSGSGKTSLLTEGIYKHAEHYLNLKGMEKEFQKILFLDSYPIVTSIRSDISTYFSIAPALREFYASLTQAKALQISPSMLSPNTKQGQCSDCLGLGYRMIDRAFYALEKQVCSVCSGFRLNPLSQEVKYEGKHFGQLLQTSIADIHSMFPFIKKIQAPINALIKARLDYLTLGQNLSSLSRSEKIAIKIAKHLYLSPKEPTLFLLDELSSSLDNLRKEELIHLLRHLVTLGHSVVYIDHDRNMLKHADYFIELGPGSGRNGGKIIFSGHPKDSKLSPTSIWKDFL comes from the coding sequence ATAGTTATGTCTCCTGTCGTTATTTCAGGGATCAATGTTAGAAATTTAAAAAACGTTTCTATAGAATTCCTTTCCGGAGAAATCGTTTTACTCACTGGGGTGTCGGGGTCGGGAAAATCTTCCTTAGCTTTTGATACAATATATGCTGCTGGTAGGAAACGCTATATAGCAACGCTACCTTCGTTCTTTGCGAATATAACAGGAACTCTCCCCACACCTGATGTACAGGAAATTCGAGGCCTATCTCCTACGATAGCTGTAAAACAAAACTACTTTACACAACATGCGCACGCTACTGTTGGCAGTGCAACAGAAATCTTTAAACATCTCGCATTACTATTTTCTTTAGAAGCAGAAGCTAGAGATCCAGAAACAAAACAAATTTTAAATTTACAAAGCAAAGAAAAAATCCTTGCTATTCTCGAAGATATCCCTGACGGTTCACAGTTACTACTACTCTCTCCTATTTCCTCTGGGGATCAGAAAAATGTACAGGAACTTATTAAGCAGGGTTTCACAAAAATAAGAATTAATAATGAAACTGTCCCCATTTATTCTTTTTTGTCTTCAGGCATTGAAAACTATTACGAAGCGCAAGTAGTAGTAGATTCTTTTGTTAAAAATGACAAAAATTCTGCTCGTCTTAAATTAAGTGCCCTTACAGCCTTAGAATTAGGAAAAGGGCACTGCTTTGCCATGATCAATGGAGGAGAAAGTCTATCGTTTTCCACAGAAATACGTTCCTCTACATCCCAAGAGAAATTTACTCCTCTTACTCCAGATTTATTTTCTCCTAGCTCCATACATGGACGTTGTTTGCAGTGTCAAGGATCGGGACTATACATCACAATTGATGATTCTAATCTTATCAACCGTGATCTATCAATCCAACAAAACTGCTGTTCTTTAGCCCGTAGTAGTTTGTCCGTAGTATATCATGGAATCTACCAAGCTCTCGCAGACACTTTAGATTTTGACTTAGACACACCTTGGAAAGATCTTTCTGAAAATATTCAGAATATCTTTCTTTATGGTGGCAATAACCTCATCTTACCTGTCTATTTATTTGATCCTTCGTTAGGGAAAAAAAAACTCTCCCACAAACTGTGGCGTGGAATCTTGAATGATATCGGTGAGAAAGCCCGTTATGCAGCTGACCCACAACGACACATTCCAAAAGGAACCTCCTGTAACATCTGCCAAAAATGTTCTGGAACAGGTATCAATTCATTTGCCTTATCAGCTACGTGGCACGGAAAAACATTCGCTGATTTTTATCACTTATCTTTAGGAGATTTACATACTTTTGTGTCTTCTATAAAAACCTATTCAAGCTTTGTTAAAGAGGTACTAGATGGCCTTACATCACGTTTGTCTTGTCTTATTGATTTAGGATTATCCTATCTTACACCGGGACGTGCCGTTGCGACATTATCTGGTGGTGAACAAGAACGCACAGCCTTAGCTCAGCATTTAGGTTCAGGATTGCTAGGAATTACTTATATTCTAGATGAGCCATCGATAGGACTGCATCCCCGAGACACTCAAAAACTTATAGAAATAATCCAGAGACTTCGTGATCAAGGTAATACTGTTATTCTTGTTGAACACGATGAACAGATGATTTCCTTCGTTGATAGAGTTATTGATATCGGTCCTGGAGCAGGAATTTTCGGTGGCCAAGTACTTTTTAACGGCTCTCCTAAACAATTTTTGGAGACAAGCAATACGATTACATCTCGATATTTAAGAAATGAAGAAAAAATAGCCCTTCCTAAAAGAAGAGAGCCCCCAAAAGGGTTTCTTTCACTATCGGGTGCTACTATCCACAATCTAAAAAATATCTCCATACAATTACCTTTAGAAAGAATCTCAGCAATAACTGGAGTATCAGGATCAGGAAAATCTTCTCTTATCAATAACACCTTAGTTCCTGCTATGCAAGATTTCCTAGATGGAAATACCACTTCTAAACTAAGTATTACTGGAGGAGATATTGAACGTATTGTACACATCACCAGAGACCTTCCAGGAAGATCGCAGCGTTCTACTCCTATTACATACATTAAAGCTCTGGATGATATACGTGAGTTATTTGCCAATCAAACACGCAGTCGTCATTTAGGCTTTACCAAGAAACACTTCAGTTTTAATCTCCCACAAGGAGCGTGTTCTGAGTGCCAAGGTTTAGGGAGTTCAACAATTTCTGAAGATCTCTCTCCTCTTCCTTGTTCCGTATGTCATGGAAAACGTTTTCAATCTCAAGTATTAGAAGTAACGTATCAAGGGAAAAATATCTCTGACATTCTGGAAATGACAGCACACGAAGCGGAACAATTCTTTCAAATTTGTCCCAAAATTCATGAAAAAATCCATACATTATGCTTGCTAGGATTAGGCCATCTTCCTTTAGGTCGTCCTTTATCTAGCCTATCTGGAGGAGAAATACAAAGACTTAAACTTGCTTTTGAGCTTCTTATCCCTACGCAAAAACCCACTTTATACGTATTAGATGAGCCAACCACAGGTCTTCATACTCACGATATTAAGTCTTTAATTACTATCCTACTTTCCATGACTATGCAAAAGCATACGGTAGTAATTATCGAACATAATATGCATGTAATAAAAATTGCGGACCATATCGTAGAACTAGGACCAGAGGGTGGAGATCGTGGAGGTTATCTTTTAGCTTCCTGTTCTCCAGAAGATTTGGTAAACCTTTCTACCCCGACAGCGTTAGCACTGCGCCCTTACATACAAGATAACTCCTCTTCTATAATCTTAAGCCCCAAAACACCTGTAAAAAGTTCCCCCAAATCCATCACAATTCGTGATGCTCACCATAATAACCTTAAACATATAGACTTATCGATTCCTAGAAACTGTTTAACAACAGTGGTAGGACCTTCGGCATCTGGAAAATATTCTTTGGTTTTTAATGTTCTTTATTCCTACGGAAATATTGCTTATGCGGAATTATTCCCAACATATCTCAGACAAACTCTTATCAATAAAACTCCTCTACCTTTAGTTAAAGATGTTCGTGGTTTGTCTCCAGTTATCTCAATTAAAAAAACTAATCCGGGAAAAAATTCTCGTCATTCCGTAGCTTCAGCACTAGGGATCTCTAATAGCCTAGAAAAATTGTTCGCCACCTATGGCCACCCTCATATTCCTGAAACGAAGGAACCTCTACATAAAATAACCCTAGAATCTATTGTTGAGACTCTGCTTAAAAATTATGAAAATAACTACATAACCATTACTACACCTATTGAACTAGAGAACGATCGGGAATTTCTTCTAGATACGAAAAGAAAGGAGGGGTTTGTCAAACTTTATGCCAATGGCACTATCTATGATTTGGATGGCCCACTTCCTAAAAAACTAATAAACCCTGCAATAATCATTCAACATACAAAGATAACTAGAGGCAAAGCGTCCACATTACTTTCATCTTTAGCCATTGCATTCTCTGCATCGTCTTGTCCAATACTTTATCTAAATGTGTCTGGTGATCCTATTAGTCTATGCTACACGTTAGGTTGGTCTGATGCAGATGGGAATTCTTATCCTCAGATTACTAGAAAAACCCTTTCTCCTGAACATGAAGAAGGTCGATGTCCACAATGCAATGGCACCGGATCTATAGACACAATTTCTCTAGAATCGCATAAGAGTAAAATCTCGAATTATACTCCCATAGAATTATGGCAATTGTTTTTCCCTAATAGTAGCACAAAAGATCTAGAAAATCTCCTTAGCTTCCTTGGAATCGATCTCTCTACAAAAATTTGTGATCTCGACCCAAAACAATTTTCTATCCTTTGTAAAGGGAAAAAGCATGCTAAGGGATTAGATCATCTACTTACTCAACAACACTATTGTCTTACTTCATCCCAAATTCTTGATTCCCTGGTTCTTCCTATCTCGTGTCCTTTATGTCATGGCTTTGGAATTCATCCTTATGGACAAAACGTTCTGATAAATGGTGTATCTATAATTGATATTTATAAAAATGACTCGCAATATCTTAAAACATTCTTATCATCCTTAAACCGGGAATATGTGCATGACCTCTTAGAGCAACTTGCGTTGTTAGAACGAGTAGGTCTCGAATATATTACCCTAGGTCAACGTCAAGATTCTCTGAGTGATGGAGAAGCTTATCGCCTTCATATCGCTAAGAAAATCTCCACTAATTTAAGAGATATTGTTTATCTTCTAGAAGATCCCATTTCTGGCCTACATCCTAAAGATCAAACTTGTTTGATTCATCTCTTACGAGATTTAGTAGAGTCAAATAATACGGTAATCGCGACTGATAGAAACGATTTACTTCATGCATACACTGACAACACCATATACCTAGGCCCAGGATCTGGGCCAGATGGAGGATCCATAGTATCTGCTTTACCTCACATAGACACACATATTCCGTGCTCTAGTATATCCAAACAGAATCTACTAAAGATCGAGGTGTCTGCCCATAATCTCATCAATCTCAAAGTTTCCATTCCGTTAGGAAGTTTGGTAGCCATTGGAGGAGTATCAGGGTCAGGAAAAACTTCCTTACTTACTGAAGGCATTTATAAACATGCTGAGCACTATCTTAACCTAAAAGGTATGGAAAAAGAGTTTCAGAAGATTCTTTTCCTAGATTCCTACCCAATAGTAACGTCTATTCGCTCTGATATTAGCACTTATTTTTCCATAGCACCCGCGCTCAGGGAGTTCTACGCTTCTTTAACACAAGCTAAAGCCCTACAAATTTCTCCTTCCATGTTAAGTCCGAACACAAAACAAGGACAGTGTTCAGATTGTCTAGGGCTTGGATATCGTATGATTGACCGTGCATTCTATGCCCTTGAAAAACAAGTTTGCTCTGTTTGCTCTGGATTTCGCTTGAACCCTTTGTCTCAAGAAGTTAAGTATGAGGGCAAACATTTTGGTCAGTTATTGCAAACTTCTATTGCGGATATACACTCAATGTTCCCATTTATCAAAAAAATTCAAGCACCTATTAATGCCTTAATAAAGGCCCGCCTAGATTACCTGACTTTGGGACAAAATCTATCTTCTCTATCACGTAGTGAAAAAATCGCTATAAAAATAGCAAAACATCTCTATTTATCCCCTAAAGAACCTACTCTCTTCCTTTTAGATGAGCTGTCGTCTTCTCTGGATAATCTTAGAAAAGAAGAACTAATTCACCTACTTCGCCACCTTGTCACCTTGGGGCATTCTGTCGTTTATATTGATCACGATCGCAACATGTTGAAACATGCCGATTATTTCATAGAACTAGGACCGGGATCAGGAAGAAACGGAGGGAAAATTATTTTTTCTGGTCATCCTAAAGACAGTAAGTTATCACCTACATCGATTTGGAAAGACTTCCTATGA